In the Muricauda sp. MAR_2010_75 genome, one interval contains:
- a CDS encoding superoxide dismutase family protein, giving the protein MKKLQALALGLILITTFSCKQTKKEAEETSEEIEETVDQMAEKMEPTVITFKMEPKSDSGVSGDVTFTEDGDKVMMKAVFSGLSEGEHAIHLHEKADCSADDGTSTGGHWNPTFQPHGQWGAEEGYHKGDIGNFTADADGNATVEFETDEWCIGCDDETMNILGKAVIVHQGVDDFTSQPSGAAGARISCTGIIQ; this is encoded by the coding sequence ATGAAAAAATTACAAGCACTTGCGCTGGGGTTGATATTAATAACGACCTTTAGCTGCAAGCAAACAAAAAAAGAAGCGGAAGAAACTTCCGAAGAAATAGAGGAAACCGTTGATCAAATGGCTGAAAAAATGGAGCCAACAGTCATTACGTTTAAAATGGAACCCAAAAGCGATAGTGGTGTGAGTGGAGATGTCACTTTTACCGAGGATGGCGACAAAGTTATGATGAAAGCTGTTTTTTCTGGTCTTTCCGAGGGTGAACACGCCATCCACCTCCACGAAAAAGCGGATTGTTCCGCGGATGATGGAACCTCAACCGGTGGACACTGGAACCCAACATTTCAACCGCATGGCCAATGGGGCGCAGAGGAAGGGTACCACAAAGGGGATATCGGTAATTTTACAGCCGATGCCGATGGTAACGCTACCGTGGAGTTTGAAACTGATGAGTGGTGCATTGGATGCGATGATGAAACCATGAATATTCTGGGCAAGGCCGTAATTGTCCACCAAGGTGTGGATGATTTTACTTCACAACCCAGTGGAGCAGCTGGTGCACGGATTTCTTGCACTGGAATTATTCAATAA
- a CDS encoding ThuA domain-containing protein has translation MRNLLVLTTVMLVLGLTSCSKKRSGAPKVLVFSKTEGYVHASIPTGIEAIQKLGSANGFEVDTTTNADLFNDDQLKEYSAIVFLSTTGNVLDYRQEAAFERYIQSGGGYVGIHAATDTEYDWGWYNKLVGAQFLSHPRGTPEADFIIKDKNHPSTEFFTDSVWHRTDELYNFKNLNNDVNVLVTVDESTYEGGENGEYHPMAWYHEFDGGRAFYTAGGHTDESFSEELFLKHLLGGINYAIGRNLELDYTKTKSQIPPEADRFSKVVLSTGQFFEPTEMTVLPNNDVLIAQRRGEILLFSDETQELSQVAFLDVYYKTLETPGVNAEEGVMGLQKDPNYAENHWIYVYYSPTGDKWINRLSRFKFEDGVFDMDSEQIILEVDSQREICCHTGGSIAFGPDNLLYLSTGDNSTPFNERDVKYVNNGYAPLNDLPGKQQYDARRSSGNTNDLRGKILRIKVNEDGSYDIPEGNLFPVGTEKTRPEIYTMGHRNPYRISVDVKRGYVYWGDVGPDARADSLKTRGPRGYDEMNQAREPGNYGWPMFIGNNFAYKKYDYATGESGRVFNPEKPINDSKNNTGLRELPPAQPAYAYYHYGDTQEFPEFGSGGRNAMAGPTYWSDLYPNGGGLPAYYDGKVIIYDWMRNWMKAVHLFEDGSINKMEPFASEIELSNLIDMEMGPDGRVYLLEYGSGWFSANPDSGLGYIEFNGGNRPPVIDSFVVNTDSGSIPLSVTATVEAHDREGDAMSYIWDLGDGTTQETTEPTLTHTYSVAGSYKLNVTAKDSQGEEVSSIDQTIVAGNERPVVTIDLEQANTSFYVPGQPINYTVSVSDADGEVVEDNVYVSVEYRSGMDEVNMNLGHQQVSGAVMGKALTQGLDCKSCHKEKEASIGPNYLEVSEKYKSQRGATNYLMAKIIGGGSGVWGEVVMPAHPNVTQLEARQIAQYIQSLTGGGNKKPSLPLVGTVRPEAKENGEVFLLTASYTDQGTEVALPLTGSKTVVLASNTMTFPEGTPTEGMQALSFGGRNMQLLNSASGWLKMEDVDLSQVSNVTAIIGWRTPPNIPYTLELRLGAPDGKVLGTGKLEPSDLSGQSGAISIPIEKTAGVQEALYLTYKADGEKPSIFTVTQLLFNF, from the coding sequence ATGAGAAATTTATTGGTATTGACCACTGTGATGCTTGTATTGGGTCTGACAAGCTGTAGTAAAAAAAGAAGTGGGGCCCCAAAAGTGTTGGTCTTTTCAAAAACAGAGGGCTATGTCCACGCCTCTATTCCTACTGGGATAGAAGCCATTCAAAAGTTAGGTTCCGCAAACGGTTTTGAAGTTGATACCACAACCAATGCCGATCTTTTTAACGATGACCAACTTAAAGAGTATTCCGCGATTGTTTTTTTGAGTACTACCGGAAATGTATTGGACTACAGGCAAGAAGCTGCTTTTGAGCGGTATATTCAATCTGGTGGAGGATATGTTGGAATTCATGCGGCCACGGATACCGAATATGATTGGGGTTGGTACAATAAATTAGTGGGTGCACAATTTTTGAGCCATCCGAGAGGTACGCCGGAGGCGGACTTCATTATAAAAGATAAGAATCATCCATCCACCGAATTTTTTACGGATAGCGTTTGGCATCGTACCGATGAACTGTACAATTTTAAAAATCTGAACAACGATGTAAATGTTCTGGTTACCGTAGATGAGTCTACCTATGAAGGAGGTGAAAATGGAGAATATCACCCTATGGCCTGGTACCATGAGTTTGATGGTGGCCGAGCCTTTTACACGGCAGGTGGGCATACGGATGAGAGTTTTTCTGAGGAATTGTTTTTAAAACATCTTTTGGGAGGCATCAATTACGCCATTGGCAGGAATTTGGAATTGGATTATACCAAGACAAAATCGCAAATACCGCCAGAGGCTGATCGCTTTAGCAAGGTTGTATTGTCTACCGGGCAGTTTTTTGAGCCTACAGAAATGACAGTTCTCCCAAACAATGATGTGCTTATTGCCCAGCGTAGGGGAGAAATTCTCTTGTTTTCCGATGAAACCCAAGAACTTTCCCAAGTAGCCTTTCTGGATGTATATTATAAAACCTTGGAGACCCCCGGGGTAAATGCTGAAGAAGGCGTAATGGGATTGCAAAAAGACCCTAATTATGCTGAGAACCATTGGATTTATGTGTACTATTCACCAACGGGGGATAAGTGGATAAACAGACTTTCAAGATTTAAGTTTGAGGATGGCGTTTTTGATATGGATTCTGAGCAAATCATCCTTGAGGTGGACAGCCAACGTGAGATATGCTGCCATACTGGAGGTTCCATTGCTTTTGGCCCCGATAATCTTCTGTATTTATCAACAGGGGATAATTCAACTCCCTTTAATGAGCGAGATGTAAAATATGTGAACAACGGATATGCTCCTCTAAATGATTTACCGGGAAAACAACAATACGATGCCAGACGCTCTTCTGGAAACACCAATGACCTTCGTGGCAAAATCCTTAGAATTAAGGTCAACGAAGATGGTAGCTATGATATTCCTGAAGGAAACCTTTTCCCAGTGGGTACCGAAAAAACACGACCCGAAATATATACCATGGGGCACCGAAATCCTTACAGAATCTCTGTGGATGTAAAACGGGGCTACGTCTATTGGGGTGATGTTGGGCCAGATGCTCGAGCCGACAGTCTTAAAACCCGGGGTCCTCGCGGATATGATGAAATGAACCAGGCTCGTGAACCCGGAAATTATGGATGGCCCATGTTCATCGGAAACAACTTTGCCTACAAAAAATATGACTATGCAACGGGTGAGTCTGGCAGGGTTTTTAATCCAGAAAAACCCATAAACGATTCCAAGAACAACACGGGATTAAGGGAATTACCACCCGCCCAGCCTGCGTATGCGTACTATCACTATGGCGATACCCAGGAGTTTCCAGAATTTGGTTCTGGAGGTAGAAATGCAATGGCAGGCCCTACATATTGGTCTGATTTGTACCCCAATGGTGGTGGGTTACCAGCCTATTACGATGGAAAAGTAATCATCTATGATTGGATGCGGAATTGGATGAAAGCCGTACATCTTTTTGAAGATGGCTCCATAAACAAAATGGAACCTTTTGCTTCGGAGATTGAGCTGAGCAATTTGATTGATATGGAAATGGGCCCAGATGGACGGGTCTATCTATTGGAATATGGTAGCGGTTGGTTCTCTGCCAACCCAGATAGTGGATTGGGTTACATTGAATTTAATGGTGGAAACCGTCCGCCAGTCATTGATAGTTTTGTTGTGAACACCGACTCTGGGTCCATTCCCCTTTCGGTTACGGCAACTGTTGAGGCTCACGATCGGGAAGGTGATGCTATGAGCTATATTTGGGATTTGGGCGATGGAACAACGCAAGAAACCACAGAACCCACATTGACCCATACCTATAGCGTGGCAGGTTCGTACAAATTGAATGTTACAGCTAAGGATTCTCAAGGTGAAGAAGTTTCGAGTATAGATCAAACCATCGTTGCAGGTAACGAACGCCCGGTTGTAACTATAGACTTGGAACAAGCTAATACATCATTTTATGTGCCAGGACAACCCATAAACTATACCGTTTCGGTTTCAGATGCCGATGGTGAAGTAGTTGAGGACAACGTCTATGTTTCGGTTGAATACCGTTCTGGAATGGATGAAGTGAATATGAATTTGGGGCATCAACAAGTATCAGGTGCCGTGATGGGGAAAGCATTGACACAAGGTTTGGATTGCAAATCCTGCCACAAGGAAAAAGAAGCATCCATTGGGCCAAATTACCTAGAGGTTTCCGAAAAATATAAGTCACAACGTGGTGCCACCAATTACTTAATGGCAAAAATCATTGGAGGCGGTTCAGGTGTTTGGGGAGAGGTTGTAATGCCTGCCCATCCCAATGTGACCCAATTGGAGGCCAGACAGATTGCACAATACATTCAGTCGTTGACCGGAGGTGGGAATAAAAAACCATCGCTTCCATTAGTGGGAACGGTTAGACCGGAAGCCAAGGAGAATGGAGAAGTATTCCTATTGACCGCAAGTTATACGGACCAAGGAACCGAAGTGGCTTTGCCCTTGACCGGTTCAAAAACCGTTGTTTTGGCAAGCAATACCATGACTTTTCCAGAAGGTACACCAACGGAAGGAATGCAAGCCCTATCTTTTGGTGGAAGAAACATGCAATTATTGAATTCGGCCAGCGGATGGTTGAAAATGGAGGATGTGGATTTATCTCAGGTGAGCAATGTAACAGCAATTATTGGTTGGCGAACCCCCCCTAATATACCGTACACTTTGGAACTTCGTTTAGGAGCTCCCGATGGGAAAGTGTTGGGAACTGGAAAATTGGAACCGAGCGACCTTTCTGGTCAGAGTGGCGCTATTTCCATACCGATAGAAAAAACTGCAGGTGTTCAAGAAGCGCTGTATCTAACCTATAAGGCGGATGGAGAAAAGCCAAGTATTTTTACCGTGACACAACTGTTGTTCAACTTTTAG
- a CDS encoding amidohydrolase family protein: MKNPLNKLQLLIILLLLAACQDKNIQPVDLAILNANVIDLESSNIVVKNMYIADGKIKSLEDVGANSAYKADSLIDATGKYVLPGFWDNHIHLRGGDTLISNNKNFLKLFIANGITTVRDAGGDLTTSVMEWKKQIANEDLVGPTIFTSGPKIDGPNSTWAGSLVVDNEADISMALDSLQALNVDFVKLYDSQFSGELYLKTIEQTEKRGLIVSGHMPFTVTFDETVDAGMDAIEHLYYVMKGCASNEVEITENMKRGEMGFWDALPLLMNGYADSTAQRTFQKLKQNNVFVVTTLHVGNTLSYLDEVDHTNDPYLKYMGKGIIATYQRRIQSALRSSEEARKNRKDLDTFFGQLVKSLDIADVGLLAGSDSGAFNSYVYPGISLHDELKAMVEAGISPLDALRTSAYNGALFLKKSNDYGTISEGKVSDLVILEGNPLEDIEQTQNIYAVLKGNQVFSKEQLNALLESAVMD, encoded by the coding sequence ATGAAAAACCCCCTCAACAAATTGCAATTGCTTATCATCTTACTTCTTCTGGCTGCTTGCCAAGACAAGAATATACAACCTGTGGATTTGGCCATTCTAAATGCCAATGTAATTGATTTGGAATCTAGCAATATCGTGGTTAAAAATATGTATATCGCCGATGGTAAAATTAAATCCTTGGAGGATGTGGGTGCCAATAGTGCATACAAAGCTGATTCATTGATTGACGCTACTGGAAAATATGTATTGCCCGGTTTTTGGGATAATCACATTCATTTACGGGGAGGTGACACTTTGATTTCAAACAACAAAAACTTCTTAAAACTCTTTATAGCCAATGGCATCACCACAGTCAGGGATGCAGGAGGGGATTTGACCACCTCGGTCATGGAATGGAAAAAGCAGATTGCCAATGAAGACTTGGTAGGCCCCACCATATTCACCTCAGGCCCAAAGATTGATGGGCCAAACTCAACCTGGGCCGGGTCGCTTGTTGTAGATAATGAAGCGGATATTTCAATGGCTTTGGATTCGCTCCAAGCACTGAATGTTGATTTTGTGAAGTTGTACGACAGCCAATTTTCCGGTGAGCTTTACCTCAAAACTATCGAACAAACTGAAAAAAGAGGGTTAATTGTTTCCGGCCACATGCCTTTTACTGTGACGTTTGATGAAACGGTGGATGCTGGAATGGATGCCATCGAACATTTATATTATGTGATGAAAGGGTGCGCCAGTAATGAAGTGGAGATTACCGAAAATATGAAAAGAGGAGAAATGGGGTTTTGGGATGCCCTGCCTTTACTGATGAATGGGTATGCCGACAGTACCGCCCAACGCACGTTTCAAAAATTGAAGCAAAATAATGTTTTTGTGGTTACTACCCTTCATGTGGGGAATACCCTAAGTTATTTGGACGAAGTGGACCATACTAACGACCCTTATCTAAAATATATGGGCAAAGGAATTATAGCGACTTATCAAAGGAGAATTCAAAGTGCGCTCCGGTCATCTGAAGAAGCCCGAAAAAACAGAAAGGACCTGGATACCTTTTTTGGTCAGTTGGTAAAATCGTTGGATATTGCCGATGTAGGTCTTTTGGCCGGCTCAGATAGTGGTGCTTTCAACTCCTACGTGTATCCAGGAATTTCTTTGCACGATGAACTGAAAGCTATGGTAGAAGCAGGGATTTCTCCATTGGATGCTTTACGAACTTCAGCTTATAACGGCGCATTATTTTTGAAAAAATCCAACGATTATGGAACTATTTCAGAAGGAAAAGTTTCCGATTTGGTCATTTTAGAAGGTAATCCGTTGGAAGACATCGAACAAACCCAAAACATCTATGCTGTGCTCAAGGGAAACCAAGTATTTAGCAAAGAACAACTTAATGCACTTCTTGAAAGTGCAGTAATGGATTAA
- a CDS encoding DUF2490 domain-containing protein, whose translation MTKNLRRISTLLVALITMSIVNAQETGEDKLGAWYMYFGTNKIAERFSLHTEAQFRFYETTSNFNQLLLRTGLNYHINPNAIATGGYGFISTDGTFEEFPNETNSKEHRIFEQFILKNKVWEFLFEHRYRLEQRFLDFGDVTDTQHRARYRIQMTLPLSDTFFLNFYDELFINLQDDLFGQNRLYGAVGAHITENSSVQVGYLRNQFTNAVYDRLQIGFFYNPDLRGLFKKQGEDGD comes from the coding sequence ATGACAAAAAATTTGCGAAGAATATCGACTTTATTGGTCGCCCTTATTACTATGAGTATTGTGAATGCCCAAGAAACCGGAGAGGACAAATTGGGTGCGTGGTATATGTATTTTGGAACCAATAAAATTGCAGAGCGATTCAGTCTTCATACCGAAGCGCAGTTCCGTTTTTACGAAACCACCAGTAATTTCAATCAGCTTTTATTGCGAACTGGACTCAACTATCACATCAACCCCAATGCCATAGCCACTGGGGGTTATGGTTTTATTTCTACCGACGGTACGTTTGAAGAGTTTCCCAACGAAACCAACAGTAAGGAACACCGAATCTTTGAGCAATTTATTCTAAAGAATAAAGTCTGGGAGTTTCTCTTTGAACATCGGTATCGGTTGGAGCAGCGTTTTCTTGATTTTGGGGATGTTACCGATACGCAACACAGAGCGCGTTATCGTATTCAAATGACCTTGCCCCTGAGTGATACATTTTTCTTGAACTTTTACGATGAGCTGTTCATCAACCTGCAAGATGATTTGTTCGGGCAAAATCGATTGTATGGCGCTGTAGGTGCACATATCACTGAAAACAGTAGTGTTCAAGTTGGCTACTTAAGGAATCAATTCACCAATGCAGTCTATGACCGTTTACAAATTGGGTTCTTCTACAATCCAGATTTAAGGGGACTTTTTAAAAAGCAGGGTGAAGATGGGGATTAA
- a CDS encoding GNAT family N-acetyltransferase, whose amino-acid sequence MEQEYKLVDNIEAKQFQFNLGDAIAKIEYIKAKEKIYLTHTEVPSSYEGKGIGSALIKQALEHIKSQDWTLIPLCPFVALYLKRHPEWKELVLKGINIG is encoded by the coding sequence ATGGAACAGGAATATAAACTTGTTGATAATATTGAGGCCAAACAATTTCAATTTAATTTGGGCGATGCCATCGCAAAGATTGAATATATAAAGGCCAAGGAAAAAATCTACCTCACCCATACCGAAGTTCCCAGCTCGTATGAAGGCAAGGGTATTGGTTCAGCACTGATAAAACAGGCCTTGGAGCACATCAAATCCCAAGATTGGACCCTTATTCCCCTCTGCCCTTTCGTGGCGCTCTATCTAAAAAGACACCCAGAATGGAAAGAATTGGTGTTGAAGGGAATCAACATCGGATAA
- a CDS encoding amidohydrolase family protein yields the protein MLDQVISKKLNHTNYWGFILLLFFAIPIRAQYLLLPDRVFDGEEMHSGWVVAVNENKIVYAGPETGLQRANSYQRKELKGKTLMPGIIEGHSHILLHPYNETEWNDQVLKESSAERAVRATVHAKKSLMAGVTTMRDLGSEGAGYTDVYLKKTIDEGIIPGPRLLVAGPAIVATGAYGPKGFHEGVTVPLGAVPVSGKAEAIKEVRNQMGGGANLIKIYADYRWAKDEPSQATFLQEEIDAMVATATTAGRYVVAHASTPEGMKRAILGGVETIEHGDGGTSEIFKLMKEHNVALCATLAAGDATEQYKGWQKDREPDTDRIVQKKKSFALALESGVDIVFGGDVGVFPHGENYREIELMVYYGMQPLNVLQSATSVNAQIFHLDDLGRIQPEYLADIIAVEGNPIENIALMREVKFVMKDGVIYKDE from the coding sequence ATGTTAGACCAAGTCATTTCTAAAAAACTGAATCACACCAACTATTGGGGTTTTATCCTATTACTCTTCTTTGCCATTCCCATTCGTGCACAGTACCTATTGCTCCCTGACCGTGTATTTGACGGGGAGGAAATGCATTCAGGGTGGGTAGTAGCCGTAAATGAAAACAAAATTGTTTATGCGGGTCCCGAAACAGGATTACAACGCGCCAACTCCTATCAACGAAAAGAATTAAAAGGTAAAACTTTGATGCCGGGTATCATTGAAGGACATTCCCATATCCTTTTGCATCCCTACAATGAAACGGAATGGAACGACCAGGTCCTCAAAGAATCCTCGGCAGAAAGGGCCGTTCGTGCAACCGTGCATGCCAAAAAGTCCCTTATGGCCGGCGTAACTACTATGCGCGACCTTGGTTCTGAAGGCGCTGGCTACACAGATGTATATCTCAAGAAAACCATTGATGAGGGGATTATTCCCGGTCCCCGATTACTGGTGGCCGGCCCTGCTATTGTGGCAACGGGAGCCTACGGCCCAAAAGGCTTTCACGAAGGAGTTACTGTTCCATTGGGCGCTGTCCCTGTGAGCGGCAAAGCTGAAGCCATTAAAGAAGTTCGAAATCAAATGGGTGGCGGGGCCAATCTCATAAAAATTTATGCCGACTACCGTTGGGCCAAGGATGAACCTTCCCAAGCTACCTTTTTACAAGAAGAAATAGACGCCATGGTTGCTACGGCTACCACCGCGGGTCGCTACGTGGTGGCGCACGCCAGCACTCCTGAAGGAATGAAACGTGCCATTTTAGGCGGAGTGGAAACTATTGAGCATGGTGATGGCGGCACATCCGAAATTTTCAAACTTATGAAAGAGCATAATGTGGCCCTTTGTGCCACACTTGCTGCCGGTGATGCCACTGAGCAATATAAAGGGTGGCAAAAGGACAGGGAACCCGACACCGATAGAATCGTTCAGAAGAAAAAATCTTTTGCACTTGCCTTGGAATCTGGAGTGGATATTGTCTTTGGAGGGGATGTGGGCGTGTTTCCACACGGTGAAAACTATAGGGAGATAGAACTTATGGTGTATTATGGCATGCAACCGCTAAATGTTTTACAATCTGCGACTTCGGTAAATGCTCAAATATTTCATCTGGATGATTTGGGAAGAATTCAACCAGAATATTTGGCCGACATCATTGCTGTGGAAGGAAATCCTATCGAGAACATTGCACTAATGCGAGAGGTGAAATTTGTGATGAAGGATGGGGTTATCTACAAAGACGAATAA
- a CDS encoding (4Fe-4S)-binding protein, which translates to MSEKTYSNGEITVVWKAELCQHAGVCVKMLPQVYNPKERPWIKPENATTQELKNQISKCPSGALSYIENHT; encoded by the coding sequence ATGAGTGAAAAAACCTATTCCAACGGAGAGATTACCGTGGTTTGGAAAGCAGAGCTTTGCCAACATGCGGGAGTCTGCGTAAAAATGCTGCCACAGGTGTACAATCCAAAAGAAAGACCTTGGATCAAGCCAGAAAATGCAACAACCCAAGAATTAAAGAATCAAATATCCAAATGTCCCTCAGGGGCATTGAGCTATATTGAAAACCATACCTAG